The genomic DNA CCCGGACCGCCGAGACGAACCGCGGACCGGAGGTGGGTGAATGGTGACGGCCGCTGGGGCCGTAGCCCTCGGCGTAGTGGTCGTGCTCCTCATCACGGCCCTGACCGGCTACTTCGTCGCACAAGAGTTCGCCTTCATGGCCGTAGATCGGTCCCGGCTCAAGGCGAGGGCCAGCGACGGCGACGGCGCGTCGCAACGCGCTCTCGCCGTAACCCGCCGCACGTCGTTCATGCTGTCGGGCGCGCAACTGGGCATCACCGTTACCGGTCTGCTGGTTGGGTACGTGGCCGAACCCCTCATCGGGCAAGGCGTCGGCACTCTGCTTGGCGGCGTGAACGTGCCCACCGGAGTGGGGGTGGCCGTCGGCGCAGCGTTTGCGTTGCTGTTCTCCACATTCGTGCAGATGCTGTTCGGAGAACTCTTCCCGAAGAACCTGGCGATCGCGCGGCCAGAGCCCGTCGCTCGTGCGTTGGCCCTGTCCACCACCTGGTACTTGCGCCTGTTCGGCTGGCTGATCTGGCTGTTCGATCAGAGTTCGAACGTGCTGTTGAGACTCCTCCGCATCGAGCCCGTCCACGACGTCGAGCATTCCGCTACCGCGCGCGACCTCGAACACATCGTGGCCGTGTCTCGAGACACCGGCGAGCTGCCCCGCGAACTGTCGGCCCTACTCGCCCGAACACTCGACTTCCCCACTCGCACTGCCGAACACGCAATGGTTCCCCGTTCGCGGATCGACGTCGTCACCGCGTCGGAACCCGTCCGGGACGTACTGGAGTCGATGGCAATCGGCCACACCAGATACCCGGTGGTCGGCGATGATGGCGCCACACTGCTCGGCATCATCCACCTGCTCGACCTGCTCGACCCCACCATCACCGACGGCACGGCCGACCTGCACTGCCGCACCGCCGTCGTCGTACCAACGACGATGCCGCTGCCGAGGGTCTTGAGCGTGTTGCGCAATGCCGACGACGAGATGGCGCTCGTGATCGACGAATACGGTGGCCTGGCCGGCGCACTCACCATCGAGGACCTGGCCGAGGAGCTGGTAGGGGAAATAGACGACGAGCACGACACCACCACCGACGAAGCAGTCACCGAGGCCGACGGCTGGCTGGTACCCGGTCGCACCGCGCTGGATGAAGTGGAGCGACTGCTCGACGAGTCGCTGCCCGACGGTGATTACGAGACCCTCGCCGGTCTCGTGATCGCCGAGTACGGCGAACTGCCCGCCACGGGATGCCGGGTCGAGATCCCGCTTCCCATCGAGCCCGCCCAATTGGTCTCCGACCAGTCGCCTACTCGCAGGAGCCTGGTTGCGGAGGTCCGGCGCGTCGAGAACAGGGTTCCGGCAAGCATCTTCGTGGCAGTGCAGACGACGGAGGACGACCGATGAACGACCCGCTGACCTTGATCGCGATCACCACAGCGCTCATCGCCGCGAGCGCGTTCTTCGTGGCAGTGGAGTTCGCGCTGATCGCAGCCCGGCGGCACCGGCTCGAGGATGCCGCACCGTCGAGCAGATCCGCACGCGCAGCACTGCAAAGCACCACCGAACTCTCGGTCTTGCTGGCCGGATCGCAACTCGGCATCACGGTGTGCACGCTCGCACTGGGTGCGGTCACCAAACCCGCAGTGCACTGCTGGCTTACACCAATCATCGGATCATGGGGCGCGCCGAATTGGGCAGCAGACGTCGGCGGATTCGTCGTGGCACTGGTCATCGTGACGTTCCTGCACCTGGTCGTCGGGGAGATGGCACCGA from Mycolicibacterium arabiense includes the following:
- a CDS encoding hemolysin family protein: MVTAAGAVALGVVVVLLITALTGYFVAQEFAFMAVDRSRLKARASDGDGASQRALAVTRRTSFMLSGAQLGITVTGLLVGYVAEPLIGQGVGTLLGGVNVPTGVGVAVGAAFALLFSTFVQMLFGELFPKNLAIARPEPVARALALSTTWYLRLFGWLIWLFDQSSNVLLRLLRIEPVHDVEHSATARDLEHIVAVSRDTGELPRELSALLARTLDFPTRTAEHAMVPRSRIDVVTASEPVRDVLESMAIGHTRYPVVGDDGATLLGIIHLLDLLDPTITDGTADLHCRTAVVVPTTMPLPRVLSVLRNADDEMALVIDEYGGLAGALTIEDLAEELVGEIDDEHDTTTDEAVTEADGWLVPGRTALDEVERLLDESLPDGDYETLAGLVIAEYGELPATGCRVEIPLPIEPAQLVSDQSPTRRSLVAEVRRVENRVPASIFVAVQTTEDDR